From the Brevibacillus choshinensis genome, one window contains:
- a CDS encoding SgcJ/EcaC family oxidoreductase → MVGHAAVFSEDEKEVRSLYATLITGWNERSAKGMAAPFAPDGSLIGFDGSQVAGREGIEAHLLPIFASHPTPPYVTIVRSVRFIGSNAAILQAVAGMIPPGKTDIEPALHAIQTVVAEKCDGEWRVVLFQTTPAQFHGRPELVDELTEELRALL, encoded by the coding sequence ATGGTTGGACATGCTGCTGTATTTTCAGAAGATGAAAAGGAGGTTCGCTCGCTTTATGCCACGCTCATTACGGGATGGAATGAACGGAGCGCGAAAGGCATGGCGGCGCCATTTGCCCCAGATGGCTCTCTGATCGGATTTGACGGGAGTCAGGTCGCCGGGCGAGAAGGAATTGAGGCGCATCTTCTGCCGATCTTTGCTAGCCATCCGACACCACCTTATGTAACGATCGTCCGTTCGGTACGTTTTATTGGATCTAACGCGGCGATTTTGCAAGCGGTAGCAGGCATGATACCGCCAGGGAAAACCGATATTGAACCAGCTCTTCATGCCATTCAGACAGTGGTTGCTGAAAAGTGCGATGGAGAGTGGCGTGTGGTTCTTTTTCAAACGACACCGGCACAGTTCCATGGCAGACCCGAGCTGGTCGACGAATTGACAGAAGAGCTAAGAGCCTTGCTATAG